A window of the Brassica napus cultivar Da-Ae chromosome A2, Da-Ae, whole genome shotgun sequence genome harbors these coding sequences:
- the LOC106382652 gene encoding rhomboid-like protein 11, chloroplastic: MSQLHLHLHRLSLPQSSTRFTTPPLPSSHLRRAAPSPTPLTTKSFPLSSTSELNSSKATTFRPPIVSKSPITCRFSQSDITPQLEVSKGGDQRKPQKRANGIFWIILINLGVYVADHFFQVRSIKSLYLYHNFPAWYQFVTATFCHASWNHLSSNLFFLYIFGKLVEEEEGNFGLWLSYLFTGVGANLVSWLVLPRNAVSVGASGAVFGLFAISVLVKMSWDWRKILEVLILGQFVIERVMEAAQASAGLSGTIYGGYSLQTVNHIAHLSGALVGVVLVWLLSKFPSETVDQDVQRSPKK, from the exons ATGTCACAGCTTCACCTTCACCTTCACCGTCTCTCCCTCCCACAGTCTTCCACTCGCTTCACAACACCGCCTTTGCCTTCCTCACATCTCCGCCGTGCAGCTCCGTCGCCGACACCACTCACCACCAAAAGCTTCCCCCTCTCCTCAACTTCCGAGCTCAATTCATCAAAAGCCACAACCTTTCGCCCACCCATCGTCTCAAAATCTCCTATCACTTGCAGGTTCAGCCAATCCG ACATAACGCCACAACTTGAGGTTAGTAAAGGAGGAGATCAAAGGAAACCACAGAAGCGAGCCAATGGCATCTTTTGGATCATACTTATCAATCTTGGCGTTTATGTGGCAGATCACTTCTTTCAG GTTCGCAGCATCAAATCTCTCTATCTGTACCATAATTTTCCAGCGTGGTACCAGTTTGTGACTGCAACGTTCTGCCATGCTAGCTG gAACCATCTCTCCAGCAATCTTTTTTTCCTCTACATCTTTG GAAAGcttgttgaagaagaagaagggaacTTCGGTTTGTGGCTGTCGTACTTGTTCACTGGTGTTGGAGCTAACCTGGTTTCTTGGTTAGTTTTGCCGAGAAATGCTGTTTCTGTTGGAGCCTCTGGAGCTGTTTTTGGTTTGTTTGCTATTAGCGTCCTCGTCAAG ATGTCTTGGGATTGGAGGAAGATCCTTGAAGTTCTTATACTGGGTCAGTTCGTTATTGAGAGG GTGATGGAAGCAGCTCAGGCTTCAGCTGGATTATCAGGAACTATATATGGTGGCTATTCTTTGCAGACTGTTAATCACATTGCACATCTCTCTGGTGCCCTTGTTGGTGTTGTGTTGGTTTGGCTACTCAGCAAATTTCCCTCGGAAACTGTGGATCAAGATGTTCAAAGGTCCCCCAAGAAGTGA